The following DNA comes from Triticum aestivum cultivar Chinese Spring chromosome 3D, IWGSC CS RefSeq v2.1, whole genome shotgun sequence.
GGAGAGGATGACCAGGTCCTCCGTGTTGAGGCCCTTGACGACGAAGCTAGCGACGAGTTCGCTGAGGTTGGACGCCGGTGGGACCAGGAACTTGAGCGGCCCGGAGGCGTTGGAGAAGGTGCCGTCACGGCGGCCGGACGGCATTTCGAAGTTTACCTTGCCCCTGCTGAGGATGCAGGACGCGTCACGGGCCGCGAAGGCGATGATGTCTGCGCAGGAGACGACGCCCGGGCAGGCCGCCTCGACGGCGTCCTTGATCGCGTCAATCAGCTCGAAGCCGCGCAGGGAAGGGTCGTTCGGCGGGCTGAGCTTCTCCGGTGTCGGGCTGAACGGGGTCGGGTCGAGGAGGACGGACGCATCACATCCCTAATCAACAACTCAACGAAATTAATCAAGCCTGGCTAATCAGTTGTACATAGATGTTTGCAAGTTCGTTTATAAGTTTCTTGCAGTACCTcgacgaagcagtcgtggaagagCATGCGGATCATGGCGGCGCCATTGCCGGGGTTCTTGGAGATGGCCTTCTCCATGACGCCCTTGACAACGGCCTCCGCCTGGGGGCACTTGTCGTGGTAGAACCCGATCTGCAGTGGCCAGAATGGGCTGGCCTGGCACCCCACAGCGAGGAGCAGCAATGCACAAACCATCAGATTTGCAGGAATAGCCGCCATTTTTTCGAAGCTAGCTTGCTAGCTCGACTAAGATTAATTGGACGGGAAGAGAGAAGCGTGAAGTGGTCGATCGGTGGAGAATGCGTGTTGCCATAGCTCGAGCATATGAAGCTACTTATATACCAGGCATTCAAAGACCTAGCCTTGGCCGAGAATGCATCTGTGTTGCCGCGTGCTTAAAATTAACAATGATTATTTTGGCTTCGTTGGAACGTTACTATACACCGGTAGTTGCCACCAATCTTAAGCGTCATTGAATTCGGCCACTGTACTCTTTTTCTTCCCAGTGGCTCCGAAAATTAATCAAAGAGCGTTGGTAATGATATGATACAGAAATAATGGTAACAAACATTAGCCTGATGGTTACATGCAGTTGACTCGACTGATATGTGAACCGGTCATGTACATAAGCTGGAGAGCAATAGCTAGATCGAGCAGCTGATTGGTGTGACCAGCTCCGTGTCTCTTTCCTTCCGGTTCTGCATACGATATGATCCGCCAGTGGCAGATGGGGACGCTTGTTTTTCCGGTTGTTGAGAGGCGAGGTTAATTAAGAACGTTTCTGTTGTGCTTCGTCTCCTTCAAATCTGTTGAGGCTTCTAGCTAGAACTCGAATAAATATACAtgcatgcagtgcgagaaattcctGGTGAGGCCAGTTTGTTTAGGGGCACGCGGGAGTCAACTAATACTAATTCCATGGTAGGAGCGCATCCTCAAACATGAGGTCAATAGCAAAGTTTCTCACCACCCACAATCTTGGGGACAAGACAAGTAGACACACACTTGAACAAGAACTCATACTTGCGCTTCAGGCCAGAGGCGGTGTTGGGAGTTCCACCAACGGAAACCCTACCACCAATGAAGCGAGGCCCTTATCATTCTGCTGCCGAAAAAGCCCGACGCGGCTACTCTCTTCGACTATCGCCCAATTAGCCTTATCCATCTTGTGGCCAAGCTCTTCGCCAAGGTCCTTTCGCTTCGCCTTGCTCCACGGCTTGGAGAACTTGTTTCCGCCAACCAAAGCGCCTTCATAGCCGGGAGAAGTGTCCATGACAACTTCCTTCTCATCCAACAAACGGCACGTCATCTACACCAACTCAAACAGCCTCGCGTCCTCCTCAAGCTTGATATTGCTCGGGCGTTCGACTCTGTCTCCTGGCCCTTCCTTATCCAGGTTCTCCAACACTTAGGCTTCGGCCAACGGTGGCGCGAGTgggggcaaaatttcgtgttttgacccttttctgaaaGTTAATCAAGATCTGACCCTAGTTTATAAAAATTTCGGGATCCGACCCTTTTGCTACCGTCAgggtccatggcggtagggtgtaacagcctaccgccagggaccttggcggtaggaAACATCCCTACCGCCAAACAGGCTGGCGGTAGGCTGTacaaccctaccgccaaggtgcCTGGCGGTAGGTGCGAGCATGCACTATGTTTCATACTTAGGAAATATTTTCGGTAGGgtgtgcaaccctaccgccagggatcttggcggtaggctgttataccctgCAGCCATGGACTCTGGCGGTAAGAAAAGGGTTAGATCCTGAAATTTTTGCAAGGTAGGGTCAAATCTCGATCAAGTAttgaaaaagggtcaaaacacgaaatttagccgcgAGTGGGTATCCATCCTTATATCCACAGCTTCTACGCGTGTCTTGATCAACGGCACCCCAGGCCCGCCTATTGCCCATTGCAAAGGCCTTCGGCAGGGAGATCCTATATCCCCGATGCTTTTCGTCTTGGTGATTGATGCCCTgaactccctgctccagcacgccaAGGTGTCCGGCGTCCTCAAAAGGCTCACTCACCGCCACACTGCCTCCATCtctctctttgcggatgatgtgttTATCTTCTGCCACCCCGATACCTCCAAGCTCACCACAGTCAGCAGGCTCCTGGACCTCTTTGGGGATGTCTCCGGCCTTCAGACAAACTTCGGCAAATGCCTGGCCGTACCTATCCAGTGTACTACCCCCGTTGTGGACTCCATTGGCACGGTGCTGGGATGCCCGACTGCATCCTTCCCTGTTCACTACTTaggcctccctctctcccttcgGAAGGTCCCCCTCCCACCTGATGCCCCTCATCGACAAGCTACTACGCAAGCTCGCCACTTGGAAGGCCGCGCTTCTCTCATGCGACGAACGCCTGGCCCTGATCCGGCAGGTGTTGTCTGCTATGCCCGTGCATATCCTCCTCGCCATGGCGCTCTCTCCACCAATCCTCAAGAAGGCCAATCGAATCATCAGAGATTTTCTTTGGCATGGCCGAAAGGACGCTCGCGTAGGCTCTTGCCTTGTCAGTTGGGCGCGTGTTTGTCGCCAGCTGGAGCTTGGTGGCCTTAGCATCTGAGACCTCCACCGCGTTGGGATCTCCCTCCGAGTTCGATGGCTATGGCTGCAGGCCACTGATCGGGCGCGCCCTTGGGCTCATCTTCCGCTACCTCCCGATCCAGAGGTGTTGCAGTTCTTCCGGGCATCTACGACTTGGACCGTGGGCGACGGCACCTCCTGCAAATTTTGAGTTGACCCGTGGCTCAAGGGCAGCTCCATCTCATCCCTTGCCCCCTCTCCGATGGCCCTTGTTCCTGCCAGGAGGCGGCGTACTCGTACGATGGCCGCGGTTCTCCTGAACCGCACATGGATCACGGACATCCAAGGATCGTTAGGGCCGGCCGCCGTCCTCGAGTATGTGGACATCTGGCGGAGTCTACAACACGTCGCACTCTCCTCGCAGCCAGACGCGACCCGTTGGCGCTGGACTGCCAACGGCATCTACTCGGCTTCATCCTGCTATGTTGCCTTGTTTGAGGGTCCATGGCCTCCGAACACTGGCGTATCGTGTGGAAGTCGGGTGCAACTTTGTCAGTGAAATTTTTCCTGTATCTGGCCTCTTTAAACCGCTGCTAGTCTGCCGACAGGCTCGCCCGACGGGGCCTGCCACACGAGCCTACATGCGTCCTCTGCCTGCAAGTGCCCGAGACCCTACACCACATCCTTGTGGGTTGCGTCTTCGCGCGTGTCACCTGGCACGAGGTGCTCTCCTGGTGTCGAACTGCGGTACCGCCACCAGATGGCTCTTCCGCCTTCTTCAACTGGCTATCCGCCATCCTTCTTACTTTGCCGGCTGGCGATCGCCGAGGCCTCACTACCATGGCCGGTCTCACAGCCTGGGCAATTTGGCTCCACCGCAACGCGGTCATCTTTGACAAGATTACTCCCGCCACATCGACTATCGTTGCTGCTATCTAGGACGAGGCTCGCTCCTGGGCAAATGTTGGAGCCAAAGGACTGAATGATTTCATCCCTGTAACCTGAAACTGTATGCGAGGCTGAGCATCCTCTTTCActtcctgtgttatcctgcaattctcacaaacacattagtctctcaaccaggtttgtcgtcaatactccaaaaccaactaggggtggcactagatgcacttacaatctccccctttttggtgattgatgacagactggttgaagttttcaacggggataaaagtatgtgaaattgtaagggttaagatattgtcttcgtaagtagcaaaaggcttcccctgaagatgtgcatgtaagtgttttgcttttgaatgcaaatgcacatggcaggttgtatttgtggagatcctcttcaacttatgaagacaatttatcatgcatgaaaagatatactaaagataatgacatgcataatgaaaaatggacgtttgCGAAATGACTTCGTGCGgtatttatcatcgcacatgcggaatttatcgtcgcatcacatagttgacagaaaggtagcagacgaccatcaagtttaagtgttacaactcaaagaaccaaaagtatcaaaacgagagttgtaagcacttggcaaaatataaagcaaccacccatatggacccgcttgaagactatcaactcatatgcttctcccccttttgtcagtaaggaccaaaaaggtttgaaaacatagagcttctactcgttcccatgaggagaagGTGAAGATGTAGGGTCGTCGTTgtggtccggtggtgcagaagaacttggtgcagtgtcgattcgAGGCGAAGCTGtagttggtgaagtagcatcatcttcgtcatcaatGACTCTAGCATTTACAGTTGCCGTTGAGGAGGAGTACTCAGActcttcgagtgagggagtccgacgcgaGACAGCGTTCCtaggaggagtggaatcaaacttgaatctctctatgaagccatcttgttgaagatcatcttcagagctcagcaatgtcagactcttccacgaccgccgacaggtttcatgagtgacaaatgcaccCTTGGTGGCATGGTTGCGAatacgattaacatccaccaagaggctttgcatctgacgcttcagccagtcatgatgcttatcctgtttttgatgcagggcgacgagaagctctcggtcattgagaacactagatcgcttccgaggcctttgagcaatagtgctttcagtggcttctgTAGTTGcatgatgaggtgcacgtgtaatACCAGCTAAAGGATAAACgcgagttgcagcaagaactccttcaatgggtcgtgtgaagctttgacgatcgacattgtgaagataaattggctccttggcaggctctgggtatatggcttcgacagacatatcaacctctggcaagaatatgagatgattgcgtGCATAAGGCTGATAGTTgaatagcagagtgaagcttgatgaggcgcaattacccatggagcataaaaattcagaccaaatagatcagagccagatgcagccagttgcctgatgaagaagtcctgagcattgaagctgatgccattgaagatatagaaaaccaatgtcttcattgctccttcaagcttcgctgttggagaatgtcctttgacaggtcatagagttcgcctgacgatatgataaatagtgcggggcagatactctaggtcttcaacaaagaattctgttgggtattcagcatcttgaggcagtggcttcatcatgctcagcatttggctcatatttggctcaggcttctggaatatgctctccaaagcattgcggtgaagctgacaaccaggttcatacagtttacctggagtgggcagggcagtgagctcaatgatatcaagagctttggcttcatggtgtacattgcctgtcatccactcaaggacccaagtcttcggatccctgttgtagccctgaatgtgaagagtggcatagaattgtagcagaagctcttcattccaatgctctttatcggtcacaaactgcagaaggccagcatctttgaagcagtcaagggcttcttccaagcaaggcaggccagcaatggcttcgcagtctagacaCATATGGGAAAAATGCACCCTTGATTGTATAATATACaggaatacactacaaaaaaaagacacatccgtgacattttgggctgaacgaattttttttcctgtcatacatatgacacttctatgacgataattgtgacaaaacccggtatcatcatagatgtggtgggctcctacttctatgacaaaaaatcatgacagaaaatgggcttttcgtcctgggcgggccggagacgcagctgcatgacattctttgggccgtccatgacggaaaaaaccgtggtagaagcgagggtgatgaaaattttggggagttcccggttacggtgggaggtcgggggccgagcgatgcgcgtttctctcgtacacgtacgtgcgtgtgtgcgaggcgttggctctaactgaacccgagcgaggcattgggctctaactgaacccgagcgattgcactacaggctacgcgttactgaacccgagcgatcgatcggtggctgttaactgaacccgatcgagcgattccttcactactgctgctaaccgaagccgatcgatgctgcctctgggatgaacagtgagcgttgcgggggggtttggatgaacagtgagcggtggtgttgcctctggatgaacaggaccccgtggtgtggtggagggctggatgaacagtagacggtggaggggtggttgaacaggaccccgtggtgtggagggctggatgaacagtagacggtggaggggtgcccgtggaggggtggttgaagagtagccggtggagtagcgcgcggtggaggctggatgaacagaagcccgtggaggctggaggaggtcgacggtggagatgaacagtatcccgtggagtcccgttttgcggtacgccacacccctcccgatgaacaggacccccgtttcgaccgtaggaggtccgtttcgtccattttgcggtNNNNNNNNNNNNNNNNNNNNNNNNNNNNNNNNNNNNNNNNNNNNNNNNNNNNNNNNNNNNNNNNNNNNNNNNNNNNNNNNNNNNNNNNNNNNNNNNNNNNNNNNNNNNNNNNNNNNNNNNNNNNNNNNNNNNNNNNNNNNNNNNNNNNNNNNNNNNNNNNNNNNNNNNNNNNNNNNNNNNNNNNNNNNNNNNNNNNNNNNNNNNNNNNNNNNNNNNNNNNNNNNNNNNNNNNNNNNNNNNNNNNNNNNNNNNNNNNNNNNNNNNNNNNNNNNNNNNNcccccgtttcgaccgtaggaggcccgtttcatccgttttgcggtatgccacacccctctcaatcaacaggacccccgtttcgaccgtaggaggtccgtttcctccgttttgcggtacgccacacccctcccgatcaacaggaccccgttccgaacgtaggaggtccgtttcctccgttgtgcggtacgccaggcctcgtttccatcgcatgttccgtccaagccctcccgatgaacacgaccacacattccgttccgaaccagccggttggctcccacgcgttccgttgcctcccgatgaacacgacgcattctgttgcctccccatgaacacgacgcattccgttgcctccccatgaacatgacgacgatgctgtttctccgttccgacctagccatgtacacgagccctggccgtacgtatgcgcgagtaggcgttcgagaccccgcccgtatgtacacatacgtggccgtattttctttcttgcaccctggccgctgtacgtacgtgtacatgctacgtgcgcgcctctactacgacacgtacgcgcctatactatgacacgtgcacgcctctacatccactagtatatatgtacgtacacgttcgcgaccagaatgacaacgctacgtacgcttcgaccaggtgggtcccgactgtcaggcacttccttgcttgcgaagatttagctggtgggtcccagcagtcaggagggcgaatcgttttttttcccgaacgcacttccttgcgtgcgaagatgtagctggtgggtcccagcagtcaggggcaaacgtttttttcgcaaaatacggtggcccgtccggtgggtccccgctgtcagatggagaaataattattttgcacgtaataaggaggcacttccttgctgcggccatggacccagctgtcagcctctccacatacagtccatgtccgatggaagccgttccttgaccacgttaaccacgccgcgccgagagcaccagggcggtggacgacggcgaggcctaggaaggggacgacgtagagccggggaagacgcggcagtggatgcccatgcgtagaggagtacgagggttcactggttcgctacggtgtgaggctgccatcgccgcagaataacagggggtgtgggtgagtagagggatggcctggccagcggtgggagtagtagggggcggtgaggcctccgccgcatcgcagccggccacgggaggcaggagcacgaggcacgactggcgctggtttgggcggctggagcaagaagaccagaggttgaagaagcactacagccgttggatggacatcgtacggacaATGGAgcaagaatcgtgcatattgactaagttgacaaagccctccgtccccgtcaacttagtaggcccacaagtcagcctgccactatactgggtcccagttaacagggggagtattcatttttttgtgcgtaataaggaggcacttccttgcatgcaaagatatagctggtgggtcggagctgtcagcggcggtaacgtttttttcgtgaaatacagaggccctttcagtggctccctgatgtcaggtggaggaatcattattttgcgcgtaataaggaggcatttccttgcgtgcggccgtggacccagctgtcggcctctccatgtacagtccacttcagatgcatgtcggtcgttgaccacgttgaccaggccgcgccgagagcaccagggcggtggacgacggcgaggcctaggaagggaacgacacggaggcagggaagactcggcagttgtttcccacacggaggggagtacgactgtacgagggtttactggttcgtctgccgtcgccggagaataacaacaggtgtgggtgagtagagggatggctaggccagcgatgggagtacggtggggcggtgaggcctgcgcggcagcagaaccggccgcggggaggagggagcaggcagtcccgccggcgcttgtttgagcggctggagcaggaagagcagagattgaagaagcacgacggccgttggatggccatccaacagtcactgcttgtgcgtcaacctttttttaggaaagcctgaaatctatggaaaacagcatacagcccatctgccattatttctaataatttacagcccatttgctaattattaaggtttttttggagcccatattctttttgttagcattacagcccatattgtggccacggttaaaaaattatacgaaattttgcatatttcggtgcggtccgaactgtttttaatcccgaaatttcgactcacattcaaactgattttaaaaataaatgtatatcaatataaaatctaacaaattctccacgcataaaaattaatgtaatttaaaatctcgaaataaaaaaaaagatatttgaaactaattgccggtttgatgtgttttaaaaatgtacagcccatttctcattaccgatgggccattttctcggccagccgaataaaagctctcctcgtcttgaaagatttgcagcccaacaggccagacaaagcgacttacttggcaaatcacaaaaaactgggctgtggccgtggacccagctgtcagcctctccacttacagtactcttctgatggaagtcgttccttgaccatgttgaccacgccgcgcggagagcaccacggcgaggcctaggaaggggacgacgcggagccggggaagacgcggcagtggaagccctcgcggagaggagtacgagggttcactggttcggctgcggtgtgaggctgccatcgccgcagggcctggccagcggtgggaatagtagggggcggtgaggcctccgcggcagcatagccggccacgggaggcaggagcatgcgacacgaccggcgctgctttgggcggctggagcaagaagaccagaggttgaagaagcacaacggccgttggatggacatcgtacggtcactggagctagaatcgttcatattgactaagttgacaaagcccttcgtccccgtcaacttagtaggcccacaagtcagcctcccaccaaggtgggtcctagctagccaggggagtattcattttttgtgcgtaataaggaggcacttccggtgggtccgagctgacaggggggggacgttttttttcatgaaatacggtggcccgtcaggtgggtcccagcagtcaggggcaaacgtttttttcacaaaatacgatggaccgtccagtgggtccctgctgtcggttggaggaatcattattttccacgtaataaggaggcacttacttgctgcggccatggacccaactgagactctccacgtacagtatacttccgatggaagtcgttccttgaccacgttgaccttgccgcgttccgttgcatgcatgtgtccatgggcgtggtgcatccccactgtcagcctctcacgtacagtcatcttctgatgactcttggttgttgaccacgttgaccacaccgtgccgagcgcacccagactggaacgacccggagatggggaagacggggcagtggagtcgcagatggagaggagtgggaaacttcactggttcgggtgcgcggcagcacagccgcggtgccgtccacgggagacaggagcaagaacagaggttgaagaaggagcacggctgttggattaacatccaacggtacaactgctagaatcatttgttgattaagttgacaaagccatgcgtacaagtccgcttagtaggcccacaagtcagtcaccaaatttGACGGGTCGCAGctatcaacgggatgaataattttttcgcaaaacaaggaggcacttccttccgtgcgaagatacagccggtgggtcccagctgtcaggtggaggaaacattttttcagcttaataaggcggaactttccttgcgtgcgaccatggacctcgtgggtcccagccgtcaggctctccacgtacagtccttttccgatgactctcgtttgttgaccacgccgcaccgaacgtagcgaggcggtggacgacggcgaggccccggacggaaacgactcggagatgggaaaacgcggcaatggagtcgcagattgagaggaggagaagggttataactggttctgttgcggcgtggggctgtagtctgtggagaatacggtcccggcgacgctggaggaagaagacgagagattgaaggtgcatgccggccgttggatataaatccaatggatgtggatgacacaatcatttgttgaccaagttgacaatgccctgcgtaggcttcaacctattggcccacatgtcagcctgcaaaaatgtggcatatatttaacccatgttttctagaatgtacagtccatttgctgggctgggtgaacaataatttcgcgtcaatcaggcccatttatattttctaagaaatcccagcccatttgcacttccttgaaatacacgtattaggtgggctcgttatatatatataatgttatgttagaaggagcaattaatatcaaagaataaaccggagaggcacattttatatatatataattaagaaattagcgagttattgctcaaaataaaaatgagcacgttattattaaattggtccttcaaatcttcgcaagcttttgtacgcaatcaccaggattttccttgcctgtgagtcaaaaacaaccaggattttccttgtcaacttccgttaaacatttacttttataagttaataacacatcggatgtttttataatgtatatataagtctctataaaatatacgataatagtaataatataaatatatataatgtggttagaagggaaaacataaatttgacacaacattacttttataagagacctgcgttttataccccacagtaggcatactaacaagttcacacacaaatacaacagaaaaggtaaacattcatatcaaactcaggttcacaggacacgttcatattcatagccaacattcactatcaacaactcaaaagattcatatatacacaagctcagcatatctatgcatccaaatggttgatagatcacacgacaatattcatacataattcacaaaaagattcagatatacacatgttcagtatgtttatgcatccaaatgattgaggtcacagccaatatgatccatggacaaactttaattacctagggtacagactggtaaatggtgttcaatcggaggtacttcttgctaaaattagttcttgtacgagtaaactttcgagtacataagaggcagcacagacaatctgaactttgcttgtaggtttatcatcaaatagtggcctcgtgccgagggaggtttgagcaacttggccactactttcatccaacta
Coding sequences within:
- the LOC123075045 gene encoding peroxidase 2, with amino-acid sequence MAAIPANLMVCALLLLAVGCQASPFWPLQIGFYHDKCPQAEAVVKGVMEKAISKNPGNGAAMIRMLFHDCFVEGCDASVLLDPTPFSPTPEKLSPPNDPSLRGFELIDAIKDAVEAACPGVVSCADIIAFAARDASCILSRGKVNFEMPSGRRDGTFSNASGPLKFLVPPASNLSELVASFVVKGLNTEDLVILSGAHTIGRSHCSSFVPDRLNAPSDINGGLAAFLRRQCPADATPGGNDPTVMQDVVTPNKLDRQYYKNVLSHTVLFTSDAALMTSEETARMVVDNANIPGWWEDRFEKAMVKMAGIEVKSGYQGQIRKNCRAIN